A section of the Amycolatopsis sp. AA4 genome encodes:
- a CDS encoding GAF domain-containing sensor histidine kinase — MDPTLAARALSAATEITSTALSGDDPEGVLETVVARAVELADADLGLAMVSADDGRVVVEAAYGVDGLLAEVPTGDVERGPVGELRGLTLETDSAAGRVARGSEPIAAEDFIVDPRTAPYVPDELRGYGPFAAAPFGSGGRVLGALTVYRRQGREPFSAGTVEMLAAFAAQAGVVLALAEGANARHRVTLYQERERIARELHDVIVQRLYGTGMQLDRVRRNMRKRFAQADGARLSDAIDQLDQTIEEIRGTVRALRSPEPRHDPGSPTDLAESARGEVRIAGELLGYPPTLELSGEFADIPAERADHIRAALREALSNVVRHSGASETRVTLTRDAEGVKLRVRDNGSGVPQGVATRGLRHLAERADAAGGRFFLNSSPSLGTLVAFDLPLE, encoded by the coding sequence ATGGACCCGACACTCGCCGCGCGCGCCCTTTCCGCGGCCACGGAGATCACCAGCACCGCCTTGTCCGGGGACGACCCGGAGGGGGTGCTGGAAACAGTCGTGGCCAGGGCTGTCGAGTTGGCCGACGCCGATCTTGGCCTGGCGATGGTCAGCGCCGACGACGGGCGCGTCGTGGTCGAGGCGGCGTACGGGGTCGACGGTTTGCTCGCGGAGGTGCCGACGGGCGACGTCGAACGCGGGCCGGTCGGGGAGTTGCGCGGGCTTACGCTCGAAACGGATTCCGCGGCGGGCCGGGTCGCGCGCGGCAGCGAGCCGATCGCGGCGGAGGACTTCATCGTCGATCCGCGGACGGCGCCGTATGTGCCGGATGAACTGCGCGGGTACGGACCGTTCGCGGCTGCGCCGTTCGGTTCCGGCGGGCGGGTGCTTGGCGCGCTCACGGTGTACCGACGACAGGGCCGCGAGCCGTTTTCCGCGGGCACGGTGGAGATGCTCGCGGCCTTCGCGGCGCAGGCCGGCGTGGTGCTCGCGCTGGCCGAGGGCGCTAACGCGCGCCATCGCGTGACCCTCTACCAGGAGCGCGAGCGGATCGCCCGCGAGTTGCACGACGTGATCGTGCAACGGCTCTACGGCACCGGCATGCAGCTGGACCGGGTCCGCCGCAACATGCGGAAACGCTTCGCGCAGGCCGACGGGGCGCGGCTGTCCGACGCGATCGACCAACTGGACCAGACCATCGAGGAAATCCGCGGCACCGTGCGCGCGCTGCGCTCGCCGGAGCCGCGCCACGACCCCGGCTCCCCGACGGACCTCGCCGAATCCGCGCGCGGCGAAGTCCGCATCGCCGGAGAATTGCTCGGCTACCCGCCGACCCTGGAGCTGTCCGGCGAGTTCGCCGACATCCCCGCCGAACGGGCCGACCACATCCGGGCCGCACTGCGCGAGGCACTGTCCAATGTGGTCCGGCACTCGGGCGCGAGCGAAACGCGGGTGACGCTGACCCGGGATGCCGAGGGCGTGAAGCTTCGCGTGCGGGACAACGGGTCTGGGGTGCCGCAAGGGGTGGCGACCCGGGGGCTGCGGCATCTCGCCGAACGTGCTGATGCTGCTGGTGGCCGGTTTTTCCTCAATTCTTCGCCTAGTTTGGGTACGTTGGTGGCGTTTGATTTGCCGCTTGAGTGA
- a CDS encoding epoxide hydrolase family protein, with amino-acid sequence MTNATASLTLRPFTVEVTDAELSDLHDRLARTRLPQPSPTDDWDAGTPNAYLRTALEAWRTFDWRAAEARINSVPHFTTEIDGQTFHFIHVRSAHPGATPLLLAHTYPGSSVDYLDLIDRLVDPVAHGGRAEDAFDVVIPDAPGYGFSQPVAEAGWTVARVAAAYDRLMRGLGYESYGIHGSDNGAMVARELGLLNPDGFLGLHVLQLFSFPSGDPAEFERLEPADHAGLAHMQWFQSVGGYNTMNASRPQTVSVGLSDSPIGLLAYSELFNSFGNGTSLVPLETILLEVSVNWFANAASGMSRSYLENARAQAEPRVSDARTGVAVFKDDFQTIKTFAERDNTNIVHWSRFEEGGHFAAMERPDLLAGDIRAFFANRD; translated from the coding sequence ATGACGAACGCAACCGCCTCCCTCACCCTCCGCCCCTTCACCGTCGAGGTCACCGACGCCGAACTCTCGGACCTCCACGACCGCCTCGCCCGCACCCGCCTGCCGCAGCCGTCGCCGACCGACGACTGGGACGCCGGCACCCCGAACGCCTACCTGCGCACGGCGCTCGAAGCGTGGCGGACCTTCGACTGGCGCGCCGCCGAAGCGCGGATCAACTCCGTCCCGCACTTCACCACCGAGATCGACGGCCAGACGTTCCACTTCATCCACGTCCGCTCCGCCCACCCCGGCGCGACGCCGCTGCTGCTCGCGCACACCTACCCCGGCTCGTCGGTCGACTACCTCGACCTGATCGACCGCCTGGTCGACCCGGTCGCGCACGGCGGCCGCGCCGAGGACGCCTTCGACGTCGTCATCCCCGACGCACCCGGCTACGGCTTCTCCCAGCCCGTCGCCGAAGCCGGCTGGACAGTCGCCCGCGTCGCCGCCGCGTACGACCGCCTGATGCGCGGCCTCGGGTACGAGAGCTACGGAATCCACGGCTCGGACAACGGCGCGATGGTCGCCCGGGAACTCGGCCTGCTGAACCCGGACGGTTTCCTCGGCCTGCACGTCCTGCAGCTGTTCTCGTTCCCGTCCGGCGACCCGGCGGAGTTCGAACGCCTCGAACCCGCCGACCACGCCGGCCTCGCGCACATGCAATGGTTTCAATCAGTCGGTGGCTACAACACGATGAACGCCTCGCGCCCCCAGACGGTTTCCGTTGGCCTCAGTGACTCCCCGATCGGATTACTCGCCTACAGCGAGCTGTTCAACTCCTTCGGCAACGGGACTTCCCTTGTCCCGCTGGAAACCATCCTGCTCGAGGTGAGCGTGAACTGGTTCGCCAACGCCGCTTCCGGGATGAGCCGCAGCTACCTGGAGAACGCCCGCGCACAGGCCGAACCGCGCGTGAGCGACGCGCGCACCGGAGTGGCGGTGTTCAAGGACGACTTCCAGACCATCAAGACCTTCGCCGAACGCGACAACACCAACATCGTGCACTGGAGCCGCTTCGAGGAAGGCGGACACTTCGCGGCGATGGAACGCCCCGACCTCCTCGCCGGCGACATTCGCGCTTTCTTCGCTAACCGCGACTGA
- a CDS encoding YafY family protein — translation MADPTARLLALLALLQTAAGRSGRELSERLGVSARTIRSDVERLRDLGYPVEATRGNVGGYRLGSGGKLPPLLLDDEEAVAVTVGLRAAAGISGIEEAGTRALAKLEQVLPSRLRPTVDALRSTIDRGPENTGTDAPDPEVDAAVLQEVARAIRHVEWLRFDYADELRLVEPYRLLSWQRRWHLVARDPRDGSWATYRVDLMQPRMPTRRRFEPNPLPGGDYTAFAMRTIVASGWIVHARLRIDAPADKVLARINPTVGVVEPIDDNHCVLVTGADSLDTVAVYIGMLMMDFTVESPPELIPLLQLLSERYARAVAGS, via the coding sequence ATGGCCGATCCGACGGCGCGGTTGCTGGCGCTGCTCGCCCTCCTCCAGACCGCCGCTGGACGGAGCGGCAGGGAGCTGTCCGAGCGACTGGGCGTCTCGGCCCGGACGATCCGGAGCGACGTCGAACGGCTGCGTGACCTGGGCTATCCCGTCGAGGCGACGCGCGGCAACGTCGGTGGCTACCGGCTCGGCTCGGGCGGGAAGCTGCCGCCGCTCCTGCTCGACGACGAGGAAGCGGTGGCGGTGACCGTCGGGCTGCGGGCCGCGGCGGGCATTTCCGGGATCGAGGAAGCCGGTACGCGGGCGCTCGCGAAGCTCGAACAGGTCCTGCCGTCGCGGCTGCGTCCGACGGTCGACGCGCTGCGCTCCACGATCGACCGCGGTCCGGAGAACACCGGCACCGACGCGCCCGATCCGGAGGTCGACGCCGCCGTCCTGCAGGAGGTCGCGCGGGCGATCCGGCACGTCGAATGGCTCCGGTTCGACTACGCGGACGAGCTGCGGCTGGTCGAGCCGTACCGGTTGCTCAGCTGGCAGCGGCGCTGGCACCTGGTCGCCCGCGACCCGCGGGACGGCAGCTGGGCGACCTACCGCGTCGATCTGATGCAGCCGCGGATGCCGACGCGCCGCCGGTTCGAGCCGAATCCCTTGCCTGGCGGGGATTACACCGCCTTCGCGATGCGCACGATCGTGGCGAGCGGGTGGATCGTGCACGCGCGCCTGCGCATCGACGCACCGGCGGACAAGGTGCTGGCGCGGATCAACCCGACGGTCGGCGTCGTCGAACCCATTGACGACAACCACTGCGTGCTGGTCACCGGCGCGGACAGTTTGGACACCGTGGCTGTCTACATTGGAATGCTAATGATGGACTTCACCGTCGAGTCACCGCCGGAACTGATTCCGTTGCTGCAGTTGCTGTCCGAACGCTACGCGCGGGCCGTCGCGGGCAGCTGA
- a CDS encoding response regulator transcription factor, with protein MPIQVLLVDDHELVRRGLRDLLSDEADLEVVAEAGSVEEALAVAMHVEPDVAVVDVRLGDGDGITLCRELRSKPNPPACLMLTAFDDEEAMVGAIMAGASGYLLKQVRGQDVVNAVREVAAGRSLLDPVSTARVLDKLRHPPTDELAALTDRERDVLELIGQGLSNREIAERLFLAEKTVKNYVTSVLAKLGMQRRTQAAAWIARRGK; from the coding sequence ATGCCGATCCAGGTGCTGCTCGTAGACGACCACGAACTCGTCCGGCGGGGCCTGCGCGACCTGCTCAGCGACGAGGCCGACCTGGAAGTGGTCGCCGAGGCCGGGAGCGTCGAAGAGGCGCTCGCGGTGGCCATGCACGTCGAGCCGGACGTCGCGGTCGTCGATGTCCGGCTCGGGGACGGCGACGGCATCACGCTCTGCCGCGAACTGCGGTCCAAGCCGAATCCGCCGGCTTGCCTCATGCTCACCGCGTTCGACGACGAGGAAGCCATGGTCGGCGCGATCATGGCGGGCGCCTCGGGCTATCTGCTCAAGCAGGTCCGCGGCCAGGACGTGGTGAACGCGGTCCGCGAGGTCGCCGCCGGCCGGTCGCTGCTCGACCCGGTCAGCACCGCTCGCGTGCTCGACAAACTGCGCCATCCGCCGACCGACGAACTGGCCGCCCTGACCGACCGCGAGCGCGACGTCCTGGAGCTGATCGGACAGGGGTTGTCGAACCGCGAGATCGCCGAACGTCTTTTCCTCGCCGAGAAAACGGTGAAGAACTACGTGACGTCCGTGCTCGCGAAGCTCGGCATGCAGCGCCGCACCCAGGCCGCCGCGTGGATCGCCCGGCGCGGCAAGTGA
- a CDS encoding excalibur calcium-binding domain-containing protein, whose protein sequence is MHSTPAPPSRPRLKFPAWLTAVLSVFAVLFLLGAVFGKSAPTPEPVAAPAAPPPTSATTSATPVPVTYTVGKITDAANIELTGSDGSHRTVHILGLEVATGNNCYASETAIWANNKLTGAAVKITADTTDGVALALSDGTDYATAALSSGYARLAGNVISDSLRNAANAAQQAATGLWAEPCKGVITAPTPVPPPAPPKEAPAPPPAPRTSEQPAPPPVEDAPEPEQPSSAYYKNCAAAKAAGVAPLHRGDPGYRPALDRDGDGIACER, encoded by the coding sequence ATGCACTCCACGCCCGCGCCGCCGTCGCGTCCCCGGCTGAAATTCCCGGCCTGGCTGACGGCGGTGCTCAGCGTCTTCGCGGTTCTTTTTCTTCTTGGCGCGGTTTTCGGAAAGTCGGCGCCGACTCCGGAGCCGGTCGCCGCACCGGCCGCTCCGCCCCCGACTTCGGCAACCACCTCGGCCACCCCAGTACCGGTGACCTACACCGTCGGCAAAATCACCGACGCCGCCAACATCGAACTGACCGGTTCCGACGGCAGCCATCGCACCGTGCACATCCTCGGACTCGAAGTGGCGACCGGCAACAACTGCTACGCGAGCGAAACCGCGATTTGGGCCAACAACAAGCTCACTGGCGCGGCGGTGAAGATCACCGCGGACACCACCGACGGCGTCGCATTGGCCTTGAGCGACGGCACCGATTACGCGACCGCCGCGCTCTCCTCCGGATATGCCCGGCTGGCGGGCAATGTCATCTCCGATTCGCTGCGCAACGCGGCGAATGCGGCCCAGCAAGCTGCGACGGGATTGTGGGCGGAACCGTGCAAAGGCGTGATCACCGCGCCGACGCCGGTCCCGCCCCCGGCTCCTCCGAAGGAAGCGCCCGCGCCGCCTCCCGCGCCGCGCACGTCCGAGCAACCCGCCCCGCCGCCGGTCGAGGACGCGCCGGAACCTGAGCAGCCGAGCAGCGCGTACTACAAGAACTGCGCGGCCGCGAAGGCTGCGGGGGTCGCGCCGCTGCACCGCGGCGACCCGGGCTACCGCCCCGCCCTGGACCGCGACGGAGACGGAATCGCCTGCGAGCGGTGA
- a CDS encoding DNA polymerase III subunit epsilon, translated as MAELIERLSLSSRGRVPASGTEFTALDVKTTGLHTGRVLEVAAIRFRGDGTFLGEFATVVAADASRRNPHRITAAELADAPALSGILGRLFELCQGAVLVAHDLSSVEGLLTEIGQLGVRLPRLPAISLKDTAQAALPLPNYRLATIARAFGIEDFPGYLAEPAARACAQAMLALVGTHGLRLAQPVRFPELPWYAGNAATLRRTVAGAETGWMAEAVDRVPAGAWGPVAQAYLDLLAEAVGDQFLTDEEVWALADLAAEAGMAAAEVQRIHTGFIAELRRVAEADGVVTSAEYRELRQVADALGALEVVVDLKVTATGDKPTRVLVLGTTADADQLRARVLSEGFQLAKNLTGSVTHLAYDSGVRDSEPRLSRALELGAHVARLDEAAVLLGFAPAPQPRHQKAPSSSGHLVGRVLMGLGLVLMVLTVAAMFGGAGLGPGIVLAVFAVGALVGGWYLDETKRATAGSAG; from the coding sequence ATGGCCGAGCTGATCGAACGACTGTCCCTGTCCTCGCGCGGGCGGGTGCCCGCGAGCGGCACGGAATTCACCGCGCTCGACGTGAAGACGACCGGACTGCACACCGGCCGGGTCCTGGAGGTCGCCGCGATCCGGTTCCGCGGGGACGGAACGTTTCTCGGCGAGTTCGCGACGGTCGTCGCCGCGGACGCGAGCCGGCGCAACCCGCACCGCATCACCGCGGCCGAACTGGCGGACGCGCCGGCCTTGAGCGGCATCCTCGGCCGGTTGTTCGAACTGTGCCAGGGCGCGGTCCTCGTGGCGCACGACCTGTCCTCGGTGGAAGGGCTCCTCACCGAGATCGGCCAGCTGGGCGTCCGGCTGCCGCGACTGCCAGCGATCTCGCTCAAGGACACCGCGCAGGCGGCGTTGCCCCTGCCCAACTACCGCCTCGCCACCATCGCGCGCGCCTTCGGCATCGAGGACTTTCCTGGCTACCTGGCCGAACCGGCCGCCCGGGCATGCGCGCAGGCGATGCTCGCGCTCGTCGGTACGCACGGGTTGCGGTTGGCGCAGCCGGTGCGTTTTCCGGAACTGCCGTGGTACGCGGGCAATGCGGCGACCCTGCGCCGGACGGTGGCCGGTGCGGAGACGGGCTGGATGGCCGAGGCGGTGGACCGCGTTCCCGCGGGCGCCTGGGGACCAGTCGCGCAGGCTTACCTCGACCTGCTCGCCGAGGCGGTCGGCGACCAGTTCCTGACCGACGAGGAGGTCTGGGCGCTCGCCGACCTCGCCGCCGAAGCCGGGATGGCCGCGGCGGAGGTGCAGCGGATCCACACCGGCTTCATCGCCGAACTGCGCCGGGTCGCGGAGGCCGACGGGGTCGTGACTTCCGCCGAATACCGCGAACTGCGGCAGGTCGCGGACGCGCTGGGCGCGTTGGAAGTGGTGGTGGACCTCAAGGTCACCGCTACCGGGGACAAGCCGACGCGAGTCCTGGTGCTCGGTACGACGGCGGACGCGGACCAGCTGCGGGCGCGGGTGCTGTCCGAAGGGTTCCAGCTCGCGAAGAACCTCACGGGTTCGGTCACGCACCTGGCGTACGACTCGGGAGTGCGCGACTCCGAACCGCGGCTTTCCCGGGCGCTCGAACTCGGTGCGCACGTCGCGCGGCTCGACGAGGCCGCCGTGCTGCTGGGCTTCGCCCCAGCTCCGCAGCCGAGGCACCAGAAAGCACCGTCGAGCAGCGGGCACCTGGTCGGGCGGGTGCTGATGGGCCTCGGGCTGGTCCTGATGGTCCTCACGGTCGCCGCGATGTTCGGCGGGGCTGGGCTCGGGCCGGGGATCGTGCTGGCCGTTTTCGCCGTCGGTGCGCTGGTCGGCGGCTGGTACCTCGACGAGACGAAGCGCGCGACGGCCGGGTCAGCGGGCTAG
- a CDS encoding nucleotide pyrophosphohydrolase, translating into MTLDDLAQRLRDFAAARDWEPFHTPKNLTMALSGEVGELTALFQWLTPEEAANWRSDPEQEFNVQDEIADVMLYLVRLADVLGIDLLEAANAKVDRNEKRFPPLAR; encoded by the coding sequence GTGACCCTAGACGACCTCGCCCAGCGCCTCCGCGACTTCGCCGCCGCCCGGGACTGGGAACCGTTCCACACCCCGAAAAACCTGACGATGGCCCTGTCCGGCGAGGTCGGCGAGCTGACCGCCCTGTTCCAGTGGCTGACGCCGGAGGAGGCCGCGAACTGGCGCTCGGACCCGGAACAGGAGTTCAACGTCCAGGACGAAATCGCCGACGTGATGCTGTACCTGGTCCGGCTGGCGGACGTGCTGGGGATCGACCTGCTGGAAGCGGCGAACGCGAAGGTGGACCGGAACGAGAAGAGGTTCCCTCCGCTAGCCCGCTGA
- the coaA gene encoding type I pantothenate kinase, whose product MPTRVRELSPYVELHREQWRELRSSTPLPLTADELVRLRGLGEQIDLAEVADVYLPLSRLINLQVKARQQLYEATTTFLGEDCRNTKAPFVIGIAGSVAVGKSTTARILRTLLARWPDHPRVDLVTTDGFLYSRAELTRRGIMHRKGFPESYDRRALLRFVTEVKSGAERVSAPVYSHLAYDILPDQEQVVERPDILIIEGLNVLQPGPSLTVSDLFDFSIYVDAHIDDIEHWYVERFLKLRHTAFADPASHFHHFAGLPDDEAREEARHLWRTINEPNLMENIKPTRPRATLVLRKDADHAINRVRLRKL is encoded by the coding sequence ATGCCCACACGGGTCCGTGAACTCAGCCCTTATGTAGAGCTGCATCGGGAACAGTGGCGGGAGCTGCGCAGCTCCACTCCGCTGCCGCTGACCGCGGACGAGCTGGTCCGGCTCCGCGGACTCGGGGAGCAAATCGATCTCGCCGAGGTCGCCGACGTGTACCTGCCGCTTTCGCGGTTGATCAATCTCCAGGTGAAGGCCCGGCAGCAACTGTACGAGGCCACCACGACATTTCTCGGCGAGGACTGCCGCAACACCAAAGCTCCGTTCGTGATCGGCATCGCGGGCAGCGTCGCGGTCGGCAAATCGACCACCGCCCGCATCCTGCGCACCCTGCTCGCCCGCTGGCCCGACCACCCGCGCGTCGACCTCGTGACGACCGACGGGTTCCTCTACTCGCGCGCGGAGCTGACGCGGCGCGGGATCATGCACCGCAAGGGTTTCCCGGAAAGCTACGACCGGCGCGCGCTGCTGCGGTTCGTCACCGAGGTGAAGTCCGGGGCCGAGCGGGTGTCCGCGCCGGTGTACTCGCACCTGGCCTACGACATCCTCCCGGACCAGGAACAGGTCGTGGAGCGGCCGGACATCCTCATCATCGAGGGGCTGAACGTCCTGCAGCCCGGCCCGAGCCTGACGGTTTCGGACCTGTTCGACTTCTCGATTTACGTCGACGCGCACATCGACGACATCGAGCACTGGTACGTCGAGCGGTTCCTGAAGCTGCGGCACACCGCGTTCGCCGACCCCGCCTCGCACTTCCACCACTTCGCCGGCCTGCCCGACGACGAGGCCCGCGAAGAAGCACGGCACCTGTGGCGCACCATCAACGAGCCGAACCTCATGGAGAACATCAAGCCGACGCGTCCCCGGGCGACGCTCGTGCTCCGCAAGGACGCCGACCACGCGATCAACCGGGTTCGGCTGCGGAAGCTCTGA
- a CDS encoding macro domain-containing protein, which translates to MTADSGTHAGHGEAGSPGSPRTPELVLCAVDEPLAAAWTSAVADFGGSVRVHRGSVLDIAAQAVVSPANSYGWMRGGIDAVYARAFPGIEQSVRSAVLASYGGELPIGESVIVPTGESEPAWLISAPTMREPGERLPVDTVHPYLAARAVFLQWQRGQLDSGPVASAVRTIAMPGLGTGVGGVSPAACARQVAAAWQEVFGSNGHLR; encoded by the coding sequence GTGACCGCCGACTCAGGCACACACGCCGGGCACGGGGAAGCCGGTTCGCCGGGTTCTCCCCGAACGCCGGAATTGGTGCTGTGCGCCGTCGATGAACCGCTCGCCGCGGCGTGGACGTCCGCCGTGGCGGACTTCGGCGGCTCCGTCCGGGTGCACCGCGGTTCGGTGCTCGACATCGCCGCGCAGGCGGTGGTCAGCCCGGCCAACTCCTACGGCTGGATGCGCGGCGGGATCGACGCGGTCTACGCGCGGGCGTTCCCCGGCATCGAGCAGAGCGTGCGCAGCGCGGTGCTGGCTTCTTACGGCGGTGAGCTGCCGATCGGCGAATCGGTGATCGTCCCGACCGGCGAATCCGAACCGGCGTGGCTGATCAGCGCGCCGACCATGCGCGAACCCGGCGAGCGGCTGCCCGTCGACACCGTCCACCCGTACCTCGCGGCGCGCGCGGTGTTCCTGCAGTGGCAGCGCGGGCAGCTGGATTCCGGTCCGGTCGCCTCGGCCGTGCGGACGATCGCGATGCCCGGTCTCGGCACCGGCGTCGGCGGGGTGTCCCCGGCTGCGTGCGCCCGTCAGGTCGCCGCCGCGTGGCAGGAAGTTTTCGGGAGCAACGGTCACCTTCGGTGA
- the pheA gene encoding prephenate dehydratase — MLRIAYFGPQGTFTEQAARALAPGEDLTPYETVRLALQAVRDGAADAACVPIENSVEGVVPATLDGLSDGDPLVATAETILPIHFSVLKRPGSGEIRTVASHPHALAQVREWLEANLPDATPVASSSTAAAAVGVVEGDFDAAVSAPVAIEHYPLEELATGVADVRDAQTRFLMVRRPGELPAPTGADRTSIVAAAVNRTGTLSDLLVELAGRGINLTRIDARPTRNNFGEYRFFIDFEGHIAEPRIIDAMTALRRRSHLRFLGSHPRADQVAATIEEGAGNQDFLDAQAWVDAVLKGEGA; from the coding sequence GTGTTGCGGATCGCGTATTTCGGCCCTCAGGGCACGTTCACCGAGCAGGCCGCCCGCGCGCTCGCGCCGGGCGAGGACCTGACCCCCTACGAGACCGTCCGGCTGGCGCTGCAGGCCGTCCGCGACGGAGCGGCGGACGCCGCGTGCGTGCCCATCGAGAACTCGGTCGAGGGCGTGGTGCCCGCGACGCTCGACGGGCTCAGCGACGGGGACCCGCTCGTCGCCACGGCCGAGACGATCCTGCCCATCCACTTCAGCGTGCTCAAACGGCCCGGCAGCGGCGAAATCCGCACCGTCGCGAGCCATCCGCACGCGCTCGCCCAGGTGCGCGAGTGGCTGGAGGCGAACCTGCCGGACGCCACCCCGGTCGCCTCGTCGTCCACCGCCGCGGCGGCGGTCGGCGTGGTCGAGGGCGATTTCGACGCGGCTGTCTCCGCCCCGGTCGCCATCGAGCACTACCCGCTCGAGGAGCTGGCCACCGGCGTCGCCGACGTCCGCGACGCGCAGACCCGGTTCCTGATGGTGCGCCGCCCCGGCGAACTGCCCGCGCCCACCGGAGCCGACCGCACGTCGATCGTCGCGGCCGCGGTCAACCGCACCGGGACGCTGTCCGACCTGCTGGTCGAACTGGCCGGCCGCGGGATCAACCTGACCCGGATCGACGCCCGGCCGACCCGCAACAACTTCGGCGAGTACCGCTTTTTCATCGACTTCGAGGGACACATCGCCGAACCTAGGATCATCGACGCGATGACCGCCCTGCGCCGCCGCTCTCACCTGCGCTTTCTCGGTTCGCACCCGCGCGCGGACCAGGTCGCGGCCACCATCGAGGAAGGCGCCGGGAACCAGGATTTCCTCGACGCGCAGGCGTGGGTCGACGCGGTTTTGAAGGGAGAGGGCGCGTGA
- a CDS encoding histidine phosphatase family protein, which translates to MRLLLVRHGQTEGNVRRALDTALPGPPLTELGREQAAALAEQLKAEPIVAVYASEAVRAQQTAAPLAEAFGFDVQVIEGVKEVDAGDLEGNTDLDSIGVYLRVVKAWTEGDLDVSIPGGETGRQVRDRMLGAAAELRAKHEETSPDGVVVLVSHGGAIRLAGEWLASNVPAELANEALIPNTKFVELEARPGGWECLRWVDTRLS; encoded by the coding sequence GTGAGGCTGCTGCTGGTCCGGCACGGACAGACCGAAGGCAACGTCCGCCGCGCGCTGGACACCGCGTTGCCCGGCCCGCCGCTCACCGAACTCGGCCGCGAGCAGGCCGCGGCACTCGCCGAACAGCTGAAGGCCGAGCCGATCGTGGCGGTGTACGCGTCGGAAGCGGTGCGTGCGCAGCAGACCGCGGCCCCGCTGGCCGAGGCGTTCGGCTTCGACGTGCAGGTGATCGAGGGCGTCAAGGAGGTCGACGCGGGCGATCTCGAAGGCAACACGGACCTGGACTCGATCGGCGTCTACCTGCGCGTGGTGAAGGCGTGGACGGAGGGCGATCTGGACGTCTCGATCCCCGGCGGCGAGACCGGCAGGCAGGTGCGCGACCGGATGCTCGGCGCGGCGGCCGAGCTGCGGGCCAAACACGAGGAAACCTCGCCGGACGGCGTGGTCGTGCTGGTCAGCCACGGCGGCGCGATCCGGCTCGCCGGGGAATGGCTGGCCTCGAACGTGCCCGCCGAGCTGGCGAACGAGGCCCTGATCCCGAACACGAAGTTCGTCGAGCTGGAAGCCCGCCCCGGTGGCTGGGAGTGCCTGCGCTGGGTCGACACCCGCCTTTCGTGA
- a CDS encoding DUF4232 domain-containing protein has translation MANTKKPWISLVFLSAVGASGALLLSACGQGAPAASGPASSDTPSSSPMSSASSAASSAPSSASSAPSGGTAPAEKPPADNGLCKAGDVSLSLGSGDAGAGSQYRPLLIKNTSSQPCTIQGFPGVSYVGGENGAQIGQPAQRDGAKGDPVKLAPGQTAAADLQFAQVRNFDPGVCKPTPVKGLRVYLPQETASKFVPLDGTGCAGTNIPGKQLGVKTVHKV, from the coding sequence ATGGCAAACACGAAGAAACCGTGGATTTCCCTGGTCTTCCTGTCCGCAGTGGGTGCGTCGGGGGCGCTGCTGCTTTCCGCGTGCGGCCAGGGCGCACCCGCCGCGAGCGGGCCGGCGAGTTCGGACACCCCGTCGAGCAGCCCGATGTCGTCGGCCTCGTCCGCCGCGTCGTCCGCTCCGTCTTCCGCGTCGTCCGCGCCGAGCGGCGGCACCGCACCGGCCGAGAAACCGCCCGCCGACAACGGCCTGTGCAAGGCGGGCGACGTGTCGCTGTCGCTGGGCAGCGGCGACGCCGGCGCGGGCTCGCAGTACCGGCCGCTGCTGATCAAGAACACCAGCAGCCAGCCGTGCACCATCCAGGGCTTCCCCGGCGTGTCCTACGTCGGCGGCGAAAACGGCGCCCAGATCGGCCAGCCCGCCCAGCGCGACGGGGCCAAGGGCGATCCGGTGAAGCTGGCTCCCGGCCAGACCGCCGCGGCCGACCTGCAGTTCGCGCAGGTGCGCAACTTCGACCCGGGCGTCTGCAAGCCGACGCCGGTGAAGGGCCTGCGCGTGTACCTGCCGCAGGAGACCGCGTCGAAGTTCGTGCCGCTGGACGGCACCGGCTGCGCGGGCACGAACATCCCGGGCAAGCAGCTCGGCGTGAAGACCGTGCACAAGGTCTGA